Proteins encoded by one window of Pseudomonas sp. LS44:
- the panD gene encoding aspartate 1-decarboxylase, translated as MHTIMLKAKLHRAEVTHAVLDYEGSCAIDGEWLDLSGIREYEQIQIYNIDNGERFTTYAIRGEEGSKIISVNGAAAHKAKVGDRVIICAYAQYSDAELASFKPRMLYMAPGNQLSHTSNAIPVQVA; from the coding sequence ATGCACACCATCATGCTCAAGGCCAAATTGCACCGCGCCGAAGTCACTCACGCCGTGCTGGATTACGAAGGCTCTTGCGCCATTGACGGTGAATGGCTGGACCTCTCGGGCATCCGCGAATACGAGCAGATTCAGATCTATAACATCGATAACGGCGAGCGCTTCACCACCTACGCGATTCGTGGCGAAGAAGGCTCGAAGATCATTTCAGTGAACGGCGCCGCCGCGCACAAGGCCAAAGTCGGCGATCGCGTGATCATCTGCGCTTACGCGCAGTACAGCGATGCCGAGCTGGCCAGCTTCAAACCGCGCATGCTGTACATGGCCCCGGGCAACCAGTTGAGCCATACCAGCAACGCCATCCCGGTGCAGGTCGCCTAG
- a CDS encoding oxygenase MpaB family protein: METIRQHIEAQVLSLTGLALGGIDFEAPAGDPGLFGPDSASWQVHGDFSSMLIGGVSALLLQMLHPLALAGVWDHSNFREDMLGRLRRTGQFISTTTYGSRADAQKLIDRVRRIHDEVSGTLADGRPYSANDPDLLTWVHVAEVSSFLKSYLRYRNPQFPGHEQDRYYAEIALVAERLGARDVPRSRQAVAEYLQAMRPQLICDERTREVVRVLLAAPAPSAFARPYSALMLRAGIDLLPDWATELLGLQQNPLKRQLVRGGVHSTVPLLRWAVRNGSLHRARRRMGLPPLR; the protein is encoded by the coding sequence ATGGAAACTATCCGCCAGCACATCGAAGCCCAAGTCCTCAGCCTCACTGGCCTGGCCTTGGGCGGTATCGACTTCGAAGCACCCGCCGGCGATCCGGGGTTGTTCGGCCCCGATTCGGCCAGTTGGCAAGTGCATGGCGATTTCAGCTCGATGCTGATCGGCGGCGTCAGCGCCCTGCTCCTGCAGATGCTCCATCCGCTGGCCTTGGCCGGGGTGTGGGACCACTCCAACTTCCGCGAGGATATGCTCGGCCGCCTGCGCCGCACCGGCCAGTTCATCTCCACCACCACCTATGGCTCGCGCGCCGATGCGCAAAAACTCATCGATCGGGTGCGGCGCATTCATGACGAGGTCAGCGGCACCCTGGCCGATGGTCGACCGTATTCCGCCAACGATCCCGACTTGCTCACCTGGGTGCATGTAGCCGAGGTCAGCAGCTTTCTCAAATCCTACCTGCGTTACCGCAACCCGCAGTTCCCCGGCCATGAGCAGGACCGCTACTACGCGGAAATCGCCCTGGTGGCCGAACGCCTGGGCGCCCGCGACGTACCGCGCTCGCGCCAAGCCGTCGCCGAGTATTTGCAGGCCATGCGTCCGCAACTGATCTGCGACGAGCGCACCCGCGAGGTGGTCCGTGTGCTGCTCGCCGCGCCGGCGCCCAGCGCCTTCGCCCGCCCCTACAGCGCGCTGATGCTGCGCGCCGGCATCGACCTGTTGCCAGACTGGGCGACCGAGCTGCTCGGTTTGCAGCAGAACCCGCTAAAGCGCCAATTGGTGCGTGGCGGCGTGCACAGCACCGTACCGCTGTTGCGCTGGGCGGTACGCAACGGCTCGCTGCACCGCGCCCGGCGGCGCATGGGTTTGCCACCCCTACGCTGA
- a CDS encoding class I SAM-dependent rRNA methyltransferase: MPSLDLALRAALTARLPLLDELHAHATDCYRLFHGSQEGAPGLTVDRYGPQLLVQSFHQPLTSDELLYLHATVNAHLGLDLLLVYNDRSQGNSRIDRDDPVYRADPAALADLIGHEWGVNYRVRGRHPGQDPLLFLDLRNARGWLKAHSAGKSVLNLFAYTCGVGLAAAAGGAREVINLDFAEGNLAVGRENGALNPHLPAMQFIQSDYFPAIRQLAGLPVAARRGHKQPSYPRLAARQFDLVFLDPPAWAKSAFGTVDLLRDYQSLLKPAILATAQHGTLICCNNLAKVAMADWREQVLRCAEKLGRPVRDWKTLAPAPDFPSQDGQPPLKTLILQF; the protein is encoded by the coding sequence ATGCCCTCTCTTGATCTGGCGCTGCGCGCCGCGCTCACCGCCCGTCTGCCACTGCTCGACGAGTTGCACGCGCATGCCACCGATTGCTATCGGCTGTTCCATGGCAGCCAGGAAGGCGCGCCCGGGCTGACGGTCGACCGCTATGGTCCGCAACTACTGGTGCAAAGCTTTCACCAGCCCCTCACTAGCGACGAACTGCTGTACCTGCACGCCACGGTGAATGCGCATCTCGGCCTCGACTTACTGCTGGTCTACAACGACCGCTCGCAGGGCAATTCGCGCATCGACCGCGACGATCCGGTGTATCGCGCCGACCCGGCCGCCCTGGCTGATCTGATCGGCCATGAATGGGGCGTGAACTATCGCGTCCGCGGCCGTCACCCGGGCCAGGACCCGCTGCTGTTCCTCGACCTGCGCAACGCCCGCGGCTGGCTCAAGGCCCACAGCGCCGGCAAATCGGTGCTCAACCTGTTCGCCTACACCTGCGGCGTGGGGCTCGCTGCCGCGGCCGGTGGCGCGCGGGAAGTGATCAACCTGGATTTCGCCGAAGGCAATCTGGCGGTCGGCCGCGAGAACGGCGCGCTAAATCCGCACTTGCCGGCCATGCAGTTCATCCAGTCGGATTATTTCCCGGCGATCCGTCAATTGGCCGGTCTGCCGGTAGCCGCGCGCCGTGGGCACAAGCAGCCGTCGTATCCACGCCTCGCGGCGCGGCAGTTCGATCTGGTGTTCCTCGACCCACCGGCCTGGGCCAAAAGCGCCTTCGGCACGGTCGATCTGCTGCGCGACTACCAGAGCCTGCTCAAGCCAGCGATTCTCGCCACGGCGCAACACGGCACGCTGATCTGCTGCAACAACCTGGCAAAAGTCGCGATGGCCGATTGGCGCGAACAGGTGCTGCGCTGCGCCGAAAAACTCGGCCGTCCCGTGCGCGACTGGAAAACCCTGGCACCGGCGCCGGACTTCCCCTCGCAGGACGGTCAGCCGCCGCTGAAAACGCTGATTCTGCAGTTTTAA
- the pgi gene encoding glucose-6-phosphate isomerase, with translation MAYQQTPLDVTALPAWQALGQHRVAMQDFSMREAFSRDPERFQNFTLSSCGLFLDYSKNLIDQQTRDLLVGLAREVNLQEAIEALFNGELLNASEGRPALHTALRRPVADRLNVNGVNVMPDVHRVLNQMTELVTRIHSGLWRGYSEKPITDVVNIGIGGSFLGPQLVSEALLPFAKQGVRCHYLANIDGSEFHELSANLRAETTLFIVSSKSFNTLETLKNAQAARAWYLAQGGTQDELHKHFIAVSSNRDAAVEFGIREENIFPMWDWVGGRYSLWSAIGLPIALAIGMSNFKELLSGAYSMDQHFLTAPFERNMPVLLALLGVWYGNFWGAQSHAILPYDHYLRNITKHLQQLDMESNGKSVRQDGSPVPCDTGPVIWGGVGCNGQHAYHQLLHQGTQLIPADFIVPVVSYNPVADHHQWLYANCLSQSQALMLGKTRAEAEEELRGKGLPEDEVQRLAPHKVIPGNRPSNTLVMERVSPRRLGALVAMYEHKVFVQSVIWGINAFDQWGVELGKELGKGVYQRLTGNNEQPAEDPSTQGLIDFFRNRHRG, from the coding sequence ATGGCGTATCAGCAAACCCCGCTCGACGTTACCGCGCTGCCCGCTTGGCAAGCGCTTGGCCAACACCGTGTTGCCATGCAGGATTTCAGCATGCGCGAGGCGTTCAGTCGCGATCCCGAGCGTTTTCAGAATTTCACACTGAGCAGTTGCGGCCTGTTCCTCGACTACTCGAAGAACCTGATCGACCAGCAAACCCGCGATCTGCTGGTGGGTCTGGCGCGCGAAGTCAATTTGCAGGAGGCAATCGAAGCGCTGTTCAACGGTGAGCTACTGAACGCCTCGGAAGGTCGCCCGGCGCTGCATACCGCGCTACGTCGACCAGTGGCTGATCGCCTGAACGTCAACGGCGTCAACGTCATGCCAGACGTGCACCGCGTCCTGAACCAAATGACCGAGCTGGTCACGCGGATTCACAGCGGTCTGTGGCGCGGCTACAGCGAAAAACCGATCACCGACGTGGTGAACATCGGCATTGGCGGTTCGTTCCTTGGCCCGCAGCTGGTTTCCGAGGCGCTGCTGCCCTTCGCCAAACAAGGTGTGCGTTGCCATTACCTGGCCAACATCGACGGTAGCGAGTTCCACGAGCTATCGGCCAATCTGCGCGCCGAAACCACCCTGTTCATCGTTTCCTCGAAATCCTTCAACACCCTGGAAACCTTGAAAAACGCTCAGGCCGCGCGCGCCTGGTATCTGGCCCAAGGCGGTACGCAAGACGAGCTGCACAAGCACTTCATCGCCGTCTCGAGTAATCGCGACGCGGCCGTCGAGTTCGGCATTCGCGAGGAAAACATCTTCCCGATGTGGGACTGGGTCGGCGGCCGTTATTCGCTGTGGTCGGCGATCGGCCTGCCCATTGCCCTGGCCATCGGCATGTCCAACTTCAAGGAGCTGCTGTCCGGCGCCTACAGCATGGACCAGCACTTCCTGACCGCGCCGTTCGAGCGCAACATGCCGGTTCTGCTGGCGCTGCTGGGCGTGTGGTACGGCAACTTCTGGGGCGCGCAGAGCCACGCGATCCTGCCGTACGACCATTACCTGCGCAACATCACCAAACACTTGCAGCAGCTCGACATGGAGTCCAACGGCAAGAGCGTGCGCCAGGACGGCAGTCCGGTGCCCTGCGATACCGGCCCGGTGATCTGGGGTGGCGTCGGCTGCAATGGCCAGCACGCTTATCACCAGTTGCTGCATCAGGGCACCCAGCTGATCCCGGCGGACTTCATCGTGCCGGTGGTCAGCTACAACCCGGTCGCCGACCATCACCAGTGGCTGTATGCCAACTGCCTGTCGCAGAGCCAGGCGCTGATGCTCGGCAAAACCCGCGCCGAAGCCGAGGAAGAACTGCGCGGCAAGGGCCTGCCAGAGGACGAAGTGCAGCGCCTGGCGCCGCATAAGGTGATCCCCGGCAACCGGCCGAGCAACACCCTGGTGATGGAGCGGGTCAGCCCGCGGCGCCTCGGCGCGCTGGTGGCGATGTATGAACACAAGGTGTTCGTGCAGAGCGTGATCTGGGGCATCAACGCCTTCGACCAGTGGGGTGTGGAGCTGGGCAAGGAGCTCGGCAAAGGCGTCTACCAGCGCCTCACTGGCAACAATGAGCAGCCGGCCGAAGACCCCTCGACTCAGGGCCTGATCGACTTTTTCCGCAACCGCCATCGCGGCTGA
- the panC gene encoding pantoate--beta-alanine ligase, with protein sequence MNTVTTVRELRAAVAQARAEGKDVSLVPTMGNLHAGHVALVEKAAQRTDFVVASIFVNPLQFGPNEDLDSYPRTLAADQAKLHQAGCDLLFAPTVEEMYPHGLNSQTRVRVSGVSEGLCGGSRPGHFDGVATVVTKLFQMVQPDLAVFGQKDFQQLAVIRTLVRDLNMPIQVLGVPTIRADDGLALSSRNGYLSAEQRALAPQLYRDLQLLAERIQTGARNYEQLIVETKSRIEQAGLRPDYLEIRQADTLQPASADDRQLVIAVAAFIGSTRLIDNLTLDLAEIH encoded by the coding sequence ATGAACACCGTTACCACCGTGCGCGAGTTACGCGCCGCGGTCGCCCAGGCACGCGCCGAGGGTAAAGACGTCAGCTTGGTACCGACCATGGGCAATCTGCACGCCGGGCATGTCGCCCTGGTGGAAAAGGCCGCCCAACGGACCGACTTTGTGGTCGCCAGCATTTTCGTTAATCCGCTGCAGTTCGGGCCCAACGAAGATCTCGACAGCTACCCACGCACATTGGCCGCCGACCAGGCGAAATTGCACCAAGCGGGTTGCGACCTGCTGTTCGCCCCGACGGTCGAGGAAATGTACCCACACGGCTTAAATAGCCAGACCCGGGTCCGCGTCAGCGGCGTGTCCGAGGGTCTGTGTGGGGGCAGTCGTCCTGGGCATTTCGATGGCGTCGCCACCGTGGTGACCAAATTGTTCCAGATGGTGCAGCCTGATCTCGCCGTGTTCGGCCAGAAGGATTTCCAACAACTGGCGGTCATTCGCACGCTGGTTCGCGATCTCAACATGCCGATCCAGGTTCTCGGTGTCCCGACCATTCGCGCCGACGATGGCTTGGCCTTGTCGTCGCGCAATGGCTACCTGAGCGCCGAGCAACGAGCCCTCGCGCCGCAGCTGTATCGCGACCTGCAACTGCTGGCCGAGCGTATCCAGACCGGTGCGCGCAACTACGAGCAATTGATCGTCGAGACCAAAAGCCGCATCGAGCAAGCCGGTCTGCGTCCTGATTATCTGGAGATCCGCCAGGCCGACACCCTGCAACCCGCCAGCGCCGATGACCGCCAGTTGGTGATTGCAGTTGCCGCATTCATCGGCAGCACGCGACTGATCGACAACCTCACCCTCGATCTCGCCGAAATCCACTAA
- the acs gene encoding acetate--CoA ligase — translation MFEISSHPVPDAVRQRAHLNEEDYRRLYQQSVEHPEAFWAEQATTFLDWFKPWHSVHHGDMRKGQATWFKGGQLNVSYNCIDRHLEQRGEQIAFIWEGDDPRESAHITYNKLHHHVSRLANVLKSRGVSKGDRVCIYMPMVPEAAYAMLACARIGAVHSVVFGGFSPDSLRDRILDADCRTVITADEGVRGGKYIPLKANVDLALQSCPNVSTVVVVERTQGEINWVEGRDLWYHEALRTVDSDCPPEPMDAEDPLFILYTSGSTGKPKGVLHTTGGYLLQTAMTHKYVFDYHEGDIFWCTADVGWVTGHSYIVYGPLANGATSLIFEGVPNYPDASRFWQVIDKHQVNIFYTAPTALRALMREGAGPVQKTSRDSLRLLGSVGEPINPEAWEWYYNVVGEQRCPIVDTWWQTETGAIMIAPLPGATSLKPGSATLPFFGVQPALLDEQGKEITGPGSGVLAIKASWPSQIRSVYGDHQRMLDTYFSAYPGYYFTGDGARRDEDGYYWITGRVDDVINVSGHRIGTAEVESALVLHDSIAEAAVVGYPHDVKGQGIYAFVTPMGGIEPNDALKQELLGLVSKEIGGFARPELIQWAPALPKTRSGKIMRRILRKIACNELDNLGDTSTLADPSVVDGLIDKRLNR, via the coding sequence ATGTTCGAAATCAGCAGCCACCCGGTTCCCGATGCGGTGCGTCAACGCGCCCACCTCAACGAGGAGGACTATCGGCGCCTGTACCAACAGTCCGTCGAGCACCCCGAAGCCTTTTGGGCCGAGCAGGCGACGACCTTTCTCGATTGGTTCAAGCCCTGGCACAGCGTGCACCACGGCGACATGCGCAAGGGCCAGGCGACCTGGTTCAAGGGTGGCCAGCTGAACGTCAGCTACAACTGCATCGACCGTCACTTGGAACAACGCGGCGAGCAGATCGCCTTCATCTGGGAAGGCGATGACCCGCGCGAATCCGCGCATATCACCTACAACAAGCTGCACCACCACGTCAGCCGCCTGGCCAACGTGCTGAAGAGCCGCGGCGTGAGCAAGGGCGACCGGGTCTGCATCTATATGCCGATGGTGCCCGAGGCGGCCTACGCGATGCTCGCCTGCGCGCGCATTGGCGCGGTGCATTCGGTGGTGTTCGGCGGTTTCTCGCCGGATTCCCTGCGTGATCGCATCCTCGACGCCGACTGCCGCACGGTGATTACCGCCGATGAGGGCGTGCGCGGCGGCAAGTACATCCCGCTCAAGGCCAACGTCGACCTGGCCCTGCAGAGCTGCCCGAACGTCTCCACCGTGGTCGTCGTCGAACGCACCCAAGGCGAGATCAACTGGGTCGAGGGCCGCGACCTGTGGTACCACGAAGCGCTGCGCACGGTGGATAGCGATTGCCCGCCGGAGCCGATGGATGCCGAGGACCCGCTGTTCATCCTCTACACCTCGGGCAGCACCGGCAAACCCAAGGGCGTGCTGCACACCACCGGCGGCTACCTGCTGCAGACGGCGATGACCCACAAGTACGTGTTCGACTACCACGAGGGCGATATCTTCTGGTGCACCGCCGACGTCGGCTGGGTCACCGGGCACAGCTACATCGTCTACGGCCCGCTGGCCAACGGCGCGACCAGCCTGATCTTCGAAGGCGTGCCCAACTACCCGGACGCCTCGCGCTTCTGGCAGGTGATCGACAAGCATCAGGTGAACATTTTCTACACCGCGCCGACCGCCCTGCGCGCGTTGATGCGCGAAGGCGCCGGGCCGGTGCAGAAGACCTCGCGGGACAGTCTGCGCCTGCTCGGCTCGGTCGGCGAGCCGATCAACCCGGAAGCCTGGGAGTGGTACTACAACGTAGTCGGCGAGCAGCGCTGCCCGATCGTGGACACCTGGTGGCAGACCGAAACCGGCGCGATCATGATCGCCCCGTTACCCGGTGCCACCAGCCTCAAACCCGGCTCGGCGACCCTGCCGTTCTTCGGCGTGCAACCGGCGCTGCTGGATGAACAGGGCAAGGAAATCACCGGCCCCGGCAGCGGCGTGCTGGCGATCAAGGCCAGTTGGCCGAGCCAGATCCGCAGCGTCTATGGCGACCACCAGCGCATGCTCGACACCTATTTCAGCGCCTATCCCGGTTACTACTTCACCGGCGACGGCGCGCGCCGCGACGAGGACGGCTACTACTGGATCACCGGCCGCGTCGACGACGTGATCAACGTCTCCGGCCACCGCATCGGCACCGCCGAGGTGGAAAGTGCCTTGGTCCTCCATGACAGCATTGCCGAAGCGGCGGTGGTCGGTTATCCACATGACGTGAAGGGCCAGGGTATCTACGCCTTCGTCACGCCGATGGGCGGTATCGAGCCGAATGACGCGCTGAAACAGGAGCTGCTCGGCCTGGTCAGCAAGGAAATCGGCGGCTTTGCCCGCCCCGAGTTGATCCAGTGGGCGCCGGCGCTGCCGAAAACCCGCTCGGGCAAGATCATGCGGCGCATCCTGCGCAAGATCGCCTGCAACGAACTGGACAACCTCGGCGACACCTCGACCCTCGCCGATCCCTCAGTGGTCGACGGGCTGATCGACAAGCGCCTGAACCGCTGA
- a CDS encoding acetyl-CoA C-acetyltransferase yields the protein MQEVVIVAATRTAIGSFQGALANIPAPELGAAVIKRLLEQTGLDGAEVDEVLLGQVLTAGSGQNPARQAAILAGLPHAVPAMTVGKVCGSGLKALHLATQAIRCGDAEVIIAGGMENMSLSPYVMPGARTGLRMGHAKLIDTMIQDGLWDAFNDYHMGITAENLVDKYAISREAQDAFAAASQQKAVTAIEGGRFKDEITPILIPQRKGEPLSFVTDEQPRAGTTAEALAKLKPAFKKDGSVTAGNASSLNDGAAAVLLMSAEKAKALGLPVLARIAGYANAGVDPAIMGIAPVSATQRCLAKAGWQLADLDLIEANEAFAAQALSVGQELGWDASKVNVNGGAIALGHPIGASGCRVLVTLLHEMIKRDAKKGLATLCIGGGQGVALAIERA from the coding sequence ATGCAAGAAGTCGTCATCGTTGCCGCCACCCGTACCGCCATCGGCAGCTTCCAGGGCGCGCTAGCCAATATCCCGGCTCCAGAGTTGGGCGCCGCGGTGATCAAGCGTCTGCTCGAACAGACTGGCCTGGACGGCGCCGAAGTCGACGAAGTGCTGCTCGGCCAGGTGCTGACCGCGGGCAGCGGGCAGAACCCAGCGCGCCAGGCGGCCATCCTCGCCGGCCTGCCACACGCGGTGCCGGCGATGACGGTCGGCAAGGTCTGCGGCTCGGGCCTGAAAGCCCTGCACCTGGCCACCCAGGCGATTCGCTGCGGCGATGCCGAAGTGATCATCGCCGGCGGCATGGAAAACATGAGCCTCTCCCCCTACGTCATGCCCGGTGCGCGCACCGGCCTGCGCATGGGCCATGCCAAGCTGATCGACACGATGATCCAGGACGGCTTGTGGGATGCCTTCAACGATTACCACATGGGCATCACCGCCGAAAATCTGGTGGACAAGTACGCCATCAGCCGTGAAGCCCAGGATGCCTTCGCTGCCGCCTCGCAGCAGAAAGCCGTGACTGCGATCGAAGGTGGACGCTTCAAGGATGAAATCACCCCGATCCTGATTCCGCAGCGCAAGGGCGAGCCGCTCAGCTTCGTCACCGACGAGCAACCGCGCGCCGGCACCACCGCTGAGGCATTGGCCAAGCTCAAGCCGGCGTTCAAGAAGGACGGCAGCGTGACGGCCGGCAACGCCTCGAGCCTCAACGATGGCGCCGCCGCGGTGCTGCTGATGAGCGCCGAGAAAGCCAAAGCCCTTGGCCTGCCGGTCCTGGCGCGCATTGCCGGCTACGCCAACGCCGGGGTCGATCCGGCGATCATGGGCATCGCCCCGGTTTCCGCGACCCAGCGCTGCCTGGCCAAGGCTGGCTGGCAGCTGGCCGACCTCGACCTGATCGAGGCCAACGAAGCCTTCGCCGCCCAAGCCCTGTCAGTCGGCCAGGAGTTGGGCTGGGACGCCAGCAAGGTCAACGTCAACGGCGGCGCCATCGCCCTCGGCCACCCGATCGGCGCGTCGGGCTGCCGAGTGTTGGTGACTCTGCTGCACGAGATGATCAAACGCGATGCGAAAAAAGGTCTGGCGACCTTGTGCATCGGCGGCGGCCAAGGCGTGGCGCTGGCTATCGAAAGAGCCTGA